In Oryctolagus cuniculus chromosome 18, mOryCun1.1, whole genome shotgun sequence, the DNA window GTGGCCAGGGGCAGCGCGTCGCCGGAGGACCTACCAGACCCCCGGAGCTCCGAGGCCGCGGAATCCGCTCCCTGGCCGAAGCgcggcggccccgccccggcaGGGAAAGGGCTGCGGGCTCAGCCAATAGGACGCGGGTTGGGCGGGCCTTGGCAGCCAAGTCACGTGGTGCTGCCCGGCTACAAACCAGGAAGCAAGTTGTCCGCGACGAGCTTTGAAGCCTGGAGTGCGCGAGAGTCACGTGATCAGAGGTTCGCCCAATAGGTAAGCGCCTGCGCTGGCGCTTCCGGGTTGTGCAGCAAGCAGTCTGTAGCGGGCAAAtaggagtttaaaaaaaaagcgtGTCACGTGTAAATACTGATTCTGCCAATGGGAATGCTCGAGGACCCGGAAGTAGGGAACAAACTGAGGTAAGGGCGGAAGACGTTGTCGCGTGTGGCCAATGAACGGAGTCGGCCCTCCCCGCCGTCGCCCAGGCTCACGCTGTGCGCGCGTGAGCCCGGGGCGGGAAGGCGGGGCTAGTCCAAAAGGCCAATGGAAGCGGAGGTAGGCGGGGTCGCGCCGaggcgggaggcggggcctgcccagcctggccaaTGGGAGTAGGAAGCGCTGGGCGGGCGTTTGGCGCATGGCGGATTCCGTGCTGTTCGAGTTTCTGCACACGGAGATGGTGGCGGAGCTGTGGGATCACGACCCCGACTCCGACCCCACCCCGGGGGTGAGCGccgggagctggggggagggggcgcggccgCCGCCGGGGTCCGAGCGCCGGCCCTGCTCTGGCTTCCGGGTGTGCGAGGCGGGACTCGGCGGCTTGCGGCCGGAGTGGAGGGCGTGGAGGCCGTGGGCAGTGACCACCACCGCTCGTGCTGGGCGTGGGACCGTGACGTAACCCCTCTGCCTCGGTCTCCCCCTTTGTCACCCGGACCTCACAGCCATACCTGAGCGCCTGCTGGACGCTCAGACAAGCATCCTGTCCTGTGTGGACTCAGGACACACTCGCGACCAGCTGGCCAGAGGGGTCGGGGAGGGGGATGCAGAAAGCCTTTGCCATTTGCCAGGAGGAAAGGGGTCCCATGGATGAGGGGAGAGAACCTTCTAGAAGGGAGGAAAGTGGGCTCAGCGCGCGGAGGTGGTCCTTGGGAGGAATAAGCGAGTCAGAAGTGGTCATTGCTGCAGCACCCAGTCCACAGCCCTCCACACTCGGgcgccctgccccccccccccggggtccTCACCGGGAGCAAGACAGACCTGCAGGGTGCCAGGCCCCGGGGAGCCCGCGGTGACCCGCTCGGAACTCCAGTCCCTCCTGGTGGGCTCAGGAGTGTGTGCATGGCCCCGGGCTTGGGGAGGGCGACGTGTGCCTCTGCTCCCCGTCCTTAATAGCTTCCGAACACCTGCCTCCCCCTCACCTCCCGTTTGCCCCCAGGCCTTCTTGGCTCCAAGTCCCTTCCCCACCGTGGAGTCtgggtccccccaccccatccaccCTCACAGCCGTCATCACACTCCGTACGGATCTGAACTGTGCCCGTGTGCAGCCCTTTGATGGACGCCTGTCTCCCGGGCCGGCCTGTGCCCCAcgggggccagcaccaggcctggcacacagtgtgGCCTCGCTAGGGACTTGCTGAAGccgtgcaggtgctggggccgcaCACTGCTCGTTCCGCAGCTGGGCGTGACGCTCAGATCAAGGGGCCCCGGCTTTGATGGGCAgagctcctccctcctccccctcggGTCGCAGGGTCAGGGACGGGGCCGGGCCTCCGTGAACTCTGGCTGCATTTGCCGGCTGGGCCCCCACGCTGTCTGGAAAGATTTGATGGCTTCCTGTGGTCCAGCGGGTGGGTTACTCAGCCTGGCTCACCGCAGGGCTGCAGGAGGCCGTGCCCGGGGGGATTCTGATGCTGGACCCATACCCGGTCTAATGGACGTGGCTTGAGCGGCGGCGAGATCCCAGTGCCGTTTTCAGCACTCCCCCTACTctcagggcctggctgggcccccCGGCTGCTCCGTGCTTGGTCTCTCCTGTTCCGGCCCCACTTCCTCTCTCCACCCTTTCTCCTTGGTCCAGCGTGTGCTCCTCTGAGCCAAGTGCAGGCCTGGCTTGTGGATACGGCACTGGTTTGGGTTGTAAAAGCAgactggctcactgcccaggtgcctgcaaggactgggtcagagccaggagccagggactcggGGCAGGTCTCCCATCGGTGAAGGAACCCACTTACGGGGCCATCGTGGCTGCCTCCTGGCGAGGCAGGCTGGGAACACAGTTGGCCAGGGTGAGCGAATCCAGCGCTGTCCCCTAACCAGACACAGCCCATTCCCGTCGATCAAGCCTctggaccccagccccctcctgacTCTGACAGATCCACAAAACCGGCTTGTACCGGCTCTAGTGGCCACAGCCAGCGACCAGCCCCGGGAGGAGACTGGAGAGGGAAATGACACAGCAGGTGTACTGGAGCTGttgtctccctgcccctgcccctgccctggacaGAGGCCCAccctgaccccccacccccaccccagcaaaaCCCCAGACACCAGAATCTCCCTCAGCCCCTGGCGCTGTGTCCTGCCCGCCCCCCATCTCACACCGCCATCCCAGCTGCCCAGCGGCAGGTGCAGCGCGCGCCAGACCCAGAGCGGGGGCGGCCCTGCCTTGCCCCTCTGTCTGAACCCCAGTTCCCAGAGCTCtgcggggccggggtggggcccgctccccacttcccttccctccctcccaccccggtCTTTGCAGCCCAGGTGCCGAGCTGCAGCCGGTGCCAGGCACACCAGTGCAGTGAGCAGGGACAGTGAGGCAGCCGGGGCACAGGGCGCACACCCGGGAagcggtgcagccaggactcaaagccggCACCGTCACGTTCCCAGAGGAAAAGCCCTCCCGGCCTCCTGTCAGGCCCTGCTCAGCCCCTGGGCGCCACCCGGCCTGGAGGGGCTGCCCAGCCTGCTCCCCACCCGGGGAGGGGGACACGCTGCACTGCCAGTTCTCGTGTGCTGCCCATGAGCAAGCAGCCCGGCAGGGCACCACgtggccagcacccagcacacgTGGCAATGGCCTGAGGACTGGCTGCCCCTGGTGAACTCCCGAGTCAGGCCTAAGCTGCGTCGTAGGCCGGCCCCTGCCTTCACCACACCCTCGGCCGGgaaccccctccctgccctgccctgtcctttGGACCCCGGGCTCCCAGCCCCGCCAGGCTGTGGGTGGGCACCGTCTGGGCGCGGCAGTCGAGCTCCAGGGCCACCTGGGAAACAGCTGTGGGCCGCATGAAGGGGTCCTCGGGAGCCGGACAGAGTGGCAGGGTCGGTGCGCACCGACGCCGCCTGTGGGGGCAATCCTGGAGGCCGCTCAGGAGTGGCGGCTGCCGCGGGGCACATGACGGAGCCCTTCCTTTGTGGGTCTCCCACCGGCAGGGGCCTCCCCCCCACCATGAGCCAGGGGCCACCAAGGACCAGGGCGGGGCCAGCTCCAAGCCCGCCTGGCACTTGGCTTAATTCACCAACCCCTCCGCTCCTCATCGGGACCCCaggagagaaactgaggcacagcagccACTGCTCCCCGGGGGCTCTGTGTGCGGCTGTGAGGGGGACGCCTGTGCAGGGACCTCCCTGCGCGTCATTTGTCACCAGAGCCTTCCCTGAGCCCTGCTGTGCGGAGGCAGTCGGCGAGCAGTGACGTCCCATAGGAGGCTGCGGCCACCCCAGTCCCGCACCGAGCCCTGACAGCCGTGCTGTGGCCACGTGTGGCTCCCCGACAGCCCCGGGACTGTGGGGGCCTCTGGCAGGTTCTCTGAGCCCACCCGTGGGGTTGCTCAGCTCAAACAAGAGGGTCCATGGTGTGCCTGGCGCTCGGCCCTGGCTCCACCCAGGGGCCTGCGCCTGGCGCCTGGCACCTGTCCCGGAAGCAGCTTCGTGGGCCAGGCCCGGGGCCCCAGCCTCACAGAGCCGGGTCCCtgagtgggcagggctgggctccacAACCCACGTCCCTGAGTGGGGAGGGGCTGAGTGCAAAGCGGGAAGCCTGGGCCGCTGGGCCCCCACAGGAGCAGACCAGGGCATCCTGTCGGGGCGGGGTCTCCACGGAGACCTCCCATCACTGCTGGGATGGCAGctgctggagcagccgggtcctggggacagggccggcaggagctggggccagagccgcCTCCTCCAGGGCTCTGTGCCTTCTCCGCTGTCCCCTACCCCTTGCACCCCGGTTCCTCTGAGAATGTGGTTCCCACGCCCCGGgctgccctgcacccctcctgCCTCCAGGTCACCAGCTAGAGAGACCCCGCGCAGCtgtgtgcctgggccctgcctcctcccgccTTCCCCACACCGCTCGGCCACGGCTGCTCCCCACCAGTGACGCCCCCCTCCCCTGAGACCCCCAGCGGCCCAGCCCGGCCAGTGCCGTCCCCGCGTGAGCCCACCTCAGAGGAGGGCGTGTGGACTCAGGTGGCCATGGTACCTGACAGCTGTTACCAGGgaagccgcccctcccccagtccctggGGAGCCCACCAGTtctgcaggggtgggagggggcgtgGCACTGACTCAGGCCCCACCGGCGTCCCCTCCCCTGGATGGCACCCTGGGGGCCCTGAgcttctctcccctgcccctctagGGACAGAAGCCGAGCCTGTCCGTGCTGGAGGGCATGGGCTTCCgcgtgggccaggccctgggcgaGAGGTGAGAGCCGGGGACTCCTGGGCGTGCGGGGGCCGGGGAAGGTTGCGGCGCCCCCcaccctgagcccctgccccgaCCCAGGCTGCCCCAGGACGCGCTGGCGCTCAGGGAGGAGCTGGATGCGCTCAAGTTCCTGTGCAAAGACCTGTGGGTGGCCGTGTTCCAGAAGCAGGTGGACGGGCTGCGCACCAATCACCAGGTGGGCACCGCGGCCCGGGACGGCGGGCTCCAGGAGTCCCCGCCGTGGCCACACAGGGATGCCCGGGGCCCCAGGACTATTCTCAGCCTCTCAGGAGGAGCCCCGAGCCGGGCCGGGCCTCTCCCACgggcagcagcagcctgggcGGGACGCTGCCTgtccccagctgccccaggctcccgGAATCCCAGCCGCGTGGCCTCTCCCAGAGACCCTGGGGGCCACCAAGCCCCGTGCCGTCCACAGCTCCGAGGCTGgacctgtgtgaccctgggttCAGGGGAAGGGTCCTTGGGACCTCAGCCCCCGGGGCGCTGatgcctggctgccctgccacggcctctcctctgtccccaggggACCTACGTGCTGCAGGACAACAGCTTTCCCCTCCTGCTGCCCATGGCCTCCGGCCTGCAGTATCAGGAGGAAGCAGCCAAGGTatggggggaggggccctggggtggggggcccgGAACCCAGGCCCCCTTTCCCACAGTGGTCTGTGTCCCCTGCCCCAGTTCCTGGCCTTCCCCTGTGGCCTCCTGCGTGGCAGCCTGCACACCCTGGGCTTCAGGAGCTTGGTCACCGCCTCCGTGGCAGCCCTGCCCGCCTGTGAGTCGGGGGAGGGGTCCCCCTCGCCCCTGCAGCTGGCGAGCCCAGCCCCATGTCCCACAGGTGGGACTCGAGGCCCCGGGAGCTTTCGTCACCCAGCGGGAGAGAACTGCCCAGGCATCCCAGGGGCCCCAGCTGGACACGGTGCGGGGCCTCCAGGGGGCTCCCGGGGCAGCCGGGCCCGGGAAACGCGGGCTGCCTGCGGGGTGCCGGGCTGCAGGCCTCCTCCCCACCGCACCTGCCCTTCCCTCTTCCGGTTCCGCTGGCCACTCCCTGGGGCCAGGAGGGCAGGTCCTGAGCGCCACATGCCAGGGAAGGCCGgcggcctgggcccctccccacgGCCTACATGCCTGGCCTCCATCCCTCTCATCACccacacagccagccctggggtgcAGGCCAGCCGGAGGGAGCGTCACCCCCTCTGACCCACTGATCAAACCGGGGCCGGGCCCAGGCCACCCAGGCCGTGGTCCAGGGCAGAGATGAGCATCTCCGGGCTGCTCGGGTGCCCGCTGCCGCCCCCCACGGCCCAGCCTCACACTAACTAGTCCTTTTCTTCCAGGTAAGTTCCAGGTGATGATCCAGAAACCCTGAGGGGCCCGGCCCCGGGctgtgggccagtgccgtggtgctgAGGCGGGGGCCCCGGGCTgcgggccagtgccgtggcgctgATGCGGGGGCCCCGGGCTgcgggccagtgccgtggcgctgATGCGGGGGTCCCAGGCGCTCAGGAAGTGGGCatcagagggaggtggggggtcCGTGAGGCAGGGTGGTCGCAGCCACCGTCGGTCatgcggggggggggcagggctggtggcCGGGTTGGGCGTCTCCCTCTGTGCCAGACTCAATAAAGGTTCTGTGTGTGGCATCCAGCTCGCGGTGGGAGTGGGGGCAAGCGGGGAGCCGTGCTGGCCCAGTGGTGCCCGGGGCCCCCCACCCTCCTCAGCCCTTGGCctcggtccccccccccccgccgtgcgCCTGGCACAGGAGGGGGCCCTGACAGCCTCTCAGGCAACACTGCCCTGCCAGCAAgtctggggctgccctgggcttagtggggggcggggcggggggagcagggcccggggctccctggcagcaggctgggggcgggCCTGGGGCTGGTTGGGTCCTGAGGATGGACGGTGGGGGGGTGGAGCCAGATGCCCCAAACCCAACCCACCCCCAACACGCTGTCGCACTTCTTGAGCCTGGCAACCCCGAGTCTCACCCGGGACAAGAGTCCAGCTGTCTGTCCCCGGGCGGCTCCGGCCTCCGCCCCGCCTTCCCCGCTCTGCCTCAGTGCCCGATGCAGGTAAGAGCCCCAGCCTCAGAGCCGCAACCCGAGGCTGGGGCAAAGCCCCCTGCTCGGAACACTGCCCCGCTAGACCCCATCCCGCTCCCGTCCGGCCCCCCTCAGCTGAGTGCACGTGCCTACCCCTGCCCAGCCCACTCCCCAAACTCCGGCTCCTGGTCAGTACCCGGCAGCCTCCCCGGGacgtgggtggggtgggtgggggtgcccCCTGGACCCCAGATGTCTCCCAGGGAACGGCGCGTGccgagctgggggcaggggacccACAGACACACCTCATGCCCTGCACTGGACACGCGCCACAGCCCGGGtgctgggagtggggggagggcagagcctTCCCCAAAGGACTGTACAGAGCCGTTCTGGGTGGGGTCCTTCCGGTCCTGTGACCCTGGCCCCCAGTGTGGCTCCCCTCTGGCCCCATCAGACCACCCCATCTCTCAGCACGCAGGGAGATGGGCCCCCGGAGAGCAGAGGGGCTTCTACGGTATCGTCAGGTCCCTCTtgtccagccctgccctggccctcacCTGTCCAAAGATGTCCCCAAGGAGACATCCACAGGGTACCTGCCCAGGAGGCGGAGCCTGGGGAGCCCCTCCACCACCTGCgagtgggggcggggcttccCGCCAGCCTGCCTGGGGAGCCCCTCCAccgcgggctggggctgccacccCGCGAGGATTTGGAGCAGTGCCTGTAATTGGGTCAGTCCGTGCCCAGCACGTGTCAGCCGAGGGCCAGGCCCTGAGCCGGGGGGGACGCCCACCTGATTCGCCCTGCCAGCAGAGgctgccccggccccggcccactCAGCAATGAGGAAGCCGAGGCCAGAGGGGTGAGGTCACCTCCAAGGTCGCACAGCTCGGCGGTGCAGGAACTGCCCGCCCTCGCCCCG includes these proteins:
- the TRAPPC6A gene encoding trafficking protein particle complex subunit 6A — encoded protein: MADSVLFEFLHTEMVAELWDHDPDSDPTPGGQKPSLSVLEGMGFRVGQALGERLPQDALALREELDALKFLCKDLWVAVFQKQVDGLRTNHQGTYVLQDNSFPLLLPMASGLQYQEEAAKFLAFPCGLLRGSLHTLGFRSLVTASVAALPACKFQVMIQKP